A genomic region of Sulfobacillus acidophilus DSM 10332 contains the following coding sequences:
- a CDS encoding 3,4-dihydroxy-2-butanone 4-phosphate synthase (PFAM: 3,4-dihydroxy-2-butanone 4-phosphate synthase~TIGRFAM: 3,4-dihydroxy-2-butanone 4-phosphate synthase~COGs: COG0108 3 4-dihydroxy-2-butanone 4-phosphate synthase~InterPro IPR000422~KEGG: gfo:GFO_2186 riboflavin biosynthesis protein~PFAM: DHBP synthase RibB~SPTR: Riboflavin biosynthesis protein;~TIGRFAM: DHBP synthase RibB), translated as MDVLDQALTTLDAGGLIIVADDEERENEGDFIGLADRVTPEMINFMITHGRGLVCFPMARPLADRLKLSRMVPDTADPFRTAFTQSIDAHPRFGVTTGISAGDRALTIQVALREDVCPEDLVRPGHIFPLIAHDGGVFVRRGHTEAAVDLARLAGHQPAGVIVEILRPDGTMARRDDLRSLARVFRLPYLTVSDIVLARRAVESPVSS; from the coding sequence ATGGATGTGTTGGATCAGGCATTAACGACGCTCGATGCCGGGGGTCTGATCATCGTCGCCGATGACGAAGAGCGCGAAAATGAAGGGGATTTCATCGGCTTGGCGGATCGCGTGACCCCGGAGATGATCAATTTCATGATTACGCATGGCCGGGGGCTGGTGTGCTTTCCCATGGCCCGCCCGTTGGCTGACCGTTTGAAACTCTCGCGCATGGTCCCGGACACGGCGGATCCGTTTCGGACGGCGTTTACTCAGTCGATTGACGCCCATCCACGGTTCGGGGTGACCACGGGGATTTCCGCCGGGGATCGGGCGTTGACGATTCAGGTGGCCCTCCGGGAGGATGTGTGTCCCGAGGACCTGGTACGGCCGGGCCATATCTTCCCGTTGATTGCGCATGACGGGGGGGTGTTTGTCCGGCGCGGCCATACAGAAGCCGCGGTGGATTTGGCCCGCCTCGCCGGTCATCAGCCCGCGGGCGTGATTGTCGAGATTTTGCGTCCCGACGGCACCATGGCGCGGCGCGACGACTTGCGTTCCCTGGCTCGAGTGTTCCGGTTGCCGTATTTAACCGTATCGGATATCGTGCTGGCGCGCCGGGCCGTAGAGTCGCCCGTCTCATCCTAG